A segment of the Corynebacterium liangguodongii genome:
CCACCCCGCCGGCCGGTCCTGGGATGTGCCCCGCATCTGCCCGCTCTGCGAGCGCCGCATGGTGGTCAAGCTCAACCCCGTCGGCTGGGAGGCCGCCTGCTCGCGCCACGGCCTCTTCCGTTCGGAGTGGCTGGAGCGTTAGCGACCCTGAGTGACATCGGTTGCAGCGCTGCTGTCACCGTTGTCACTTTTCCCAGGTCGCATCGTGCAGGGGTGCATCTGATGTCACCGCCGCCTCGCCCACACAGCAAAAACCGCCGGCACCCGATAAGGTGCGGCGGTTTTCTCGGGCGTCGGATTAGAGAGCGACGACCTGCTGGGCCTGCAGGCCCTTGGCGCCCTGGCCGATCTCGAACTCGACCTGCTGGTTCTCCTCAAGGTTGCGGTAGCCGCTGCCCTGGATCTCGGAGAAGTGGACGAAGACGTCCGCGGAGCCGTCGTTGGGAGCGATGAAGCCGAAGCCCTTGTCGCCGTTAAACCATTTCACAGTACCCTGTGTCATATCTGTACCTTCAAGTTTCTTCTGGTGATGCTACGAGCGACAATATGATTCACTGCCACCGCGAGTCGAAAACGACCGTTAAATCTCTGCGAGCACGTGAATCAATGTGGTGTTTCAGTACTGTGCAACAAATTGCGACTGCGCTCAAGCCTGTCACACCTTGGCCTAAGGCCCCGCATCGGGGGTGAAAAACCAGCCCCGTGGCTGCTATAGTCCCAGCTCCTCGCCGAGGGCTGCCGCGAGTTGGTCGAGCGCGTCGGTGGTGTCGGTGAACGATCCCTCCGGGGAGCGTGATGCGATGGCGATGCCGAGCGGGGTGTCGTCGACACGCACGAAGCCCATCTGGCGCGAGTGCCACGAGCCGTCGAGGCGGTCGCCGCTCCAGCCGCCCTTGAACGCGGTGCTCTCGAGTGTGCCTAGGCCCCAGCTCTGTTCTTCGGCAATGTTGCGCATTGCCACGATGACCTCGTTGTCTTCGTCGAGGGTCGATAAGTACCAGGCGTAGTGGGACGCGGCGGCGATTGGCCAGTTGGAGCGCCCGAAGGTGCGGTGGATGTCGATTGTGGATCCCGTTCGCGCGACGTCCTCGCTCACGCGGGAATCGGCGAGTACCCCATCGCCCTGGCCGACGCAGTTGAGGAGCTGCCACGCAGAGGCGTTGTCGGAGTATTCGATCGAGGATTTGATCATGGCGGATATCGTCTCGTCGTCAAAGGCGCAGTAGTCCTGGGCGGCCAGGGCGATGGGAACCTTGATGGTGGACCACGACGGTAGGGTCTCAAGTTGGCCGATGAAGGCGTTGACGCTGCCGTTGTCGAGCGAGACGCCGAGCTGGGTGCCCGTGTCCTCCTCGATCGCCTCGAGGTCGTCCTGCAGGTCGGCGAGGGCGGAGATGACGTCAACGGGCGGTTCAGGAGTGACTATGGGGAGCTGCGGGGTAGCAGGGTCGGCGGAGGCCACGCCGGTTGTCTGGACCGAGCAGGCGGAGGTGAGATAAGCGGCGGTGATGGAGGATAATGCCGCACACACGAAGCGCGATGTCACGGCGTCGATATTAAGCGCCGCGGTTGAGTTCGTCCCAATAGCGCGCTAAGTCGTCTCCGTCTGCCCCAAAGAGCGCGGGAACACCGTGGTAATTGCCAGGTTGCTCGATGGCGGTGGTGCTGCCGTGGGCGAGCACGTGCTCGCGCGAGCTGAGTTCCCGGATGGCCACGAGCTCGATGCGGTCGGGGTGCTCGGCGACGAGGTCGGAGTAGATCATGGGATCATGCTGGCCGTCGTCACCCACGAGTGTCCATGTGATGTGGGGAAAGTCGATAAGAAGGTTGCGCAGCCGCACGCGCTTGTGCTCGGGACCCGAGCGGAACAGGCCGGTGGGGGTCGGGCCCCAGTCGGTCAAGAGGAGGGGTCCGCGCGGGTAGCCGTGGTCGCGGATAAACGCCGTGAGGGTGTCGTAGGTGTTCCACGCGCCGGTGGAGAGGTAGAACACCGGGTCCTCCGGCCCGCGCAGGCTGCGAAGGAATCCCGCCATTCCGGCAACGGGTTTGCGTGTGTTGGTCTTTTTCACCCAGGAGTTCCACGCCGCGAGCGCGGCCCTGGGAAGCATGGTGACCATGATGGTGTCGTCGACATCGGAGACGATGCCGCGGGTGACGGTGTCGGGGATGATCACTACCGGTGCTAATTCCTGGTGCCCGCCGATCGCGAGGGTGATGCGTGCCGTGTGCCAGCCGGGCTCCAGCCCGTGGCCGGTGATGATGACCTCGAAGTAGCCCTCGTCGTTGGTGCGGGTGCCGATACGCTGGCTGCCAAGCTCCACCGTTACCGGCGTGTGGGCGACCTGCGCGGTGATGAACTGGCGCCATCCGCGCTCGTTGCCTGTCTCGGCTGAGGCGGGGTCTTTCATGAGCACCCGGCCCATCACGCGTGCTCGCTCGGGGCTGCCGTAGCCAGTAAATCCCGTGGCACGTGGCTCCCATCCCGCGCGTGCTTTACGACGCACCTGTGAACGCGCCAGGCGATGCTCCGCCGAACGTGCAATGTCTGCTACACCCATGGCAACCCAGGGTAGTGAAGGTGCGCGGGATCGGATTAGACCGTGTTGTCCATCATGTGTAGACAAATCGGTTTGCTTTACCTATCGTAGGCCAGTGGTAACTAACCAAAGGAGAGGGGAGAAGGAAAATGTCGAAGAAGATCCTCGCCGGCGCCATCGCCTCGGCGCTCTTGTTGACCGGCTGCTCCGCATCTGGGGATCCCGACCAGGACAAGACCATCAAGGTCGCGACCTCGCCCGGGCCGTACTCTGAGCTTTTTAAAGAAGGTATCGACCCGATCTTGAGCGAGCAGGGCTACACGCTGGAGTACTCCAACTTCTCCGACCTGCAGCAGGCCGATACATCCGTCGCGGAAGGGGCCAATGACCTGATCGTCGACCAGCACTCCGCCTATATGAAGGTGTTCAACGACAACACGGGCTCCGATCTCGCCGCCATCACTGAAATCCCGACGGTTCCGTCGGCGCTATTTTCCAAGCAGCACGCGAGCCGGGACGAAGTAGCCGAAGGCCAGACCGTCGGTGTGCCCCAGGACGCCTCCAACAAGTCGCGCGCGATCAACATTCTCGTCGACGCCGGCTGGGTGACCATCAAGCCGGAAGCGGATCGGGCCTTGCTGAGCGAAACCGACATCCAGGACAACAAATACAACCTGGAGATCCGCCCGATGGACTCGGCCCAGCTCCCGCGCACCCTCGATGACCTCGATTGGGCGGTGATCCCCGGCTCGATGTCTTATGCGTCGAAGGTCAACCAGGAGTGGAGCCATTTCCAAGAAAACCTCCGCCCGGAGCTGATCCTCGTGGCCGTCACCCGCCAGGATGAGGTGGATTCCGAGTGGGCTCAGGCGGTGGCAGACGCGTACCGCTCGCCGGAGTTCAGGGAGTTCATGGAAGCGGAGAACACCAACAACTACTGGTTCGTTCCGGAGTACAGCTAGCCCCATGGAACGGTCTCCAATCATCCGCTTCGAGCGCCTGTCGAAGGTCTTTGACGGATTCACCGCGCTCGATTCGATTGACTTCGACATTCCGCAGGGATCGATCTACGGCATTATCGGCGCCTCCGGCGCGGGAAAGTCGACGCTCCTGCGCACGATCAACGGGCTCGAGCGACCGACGGAGGGGCGCGTCGAGGTGCTGGGGAAGGAGCCAGCCAAGCTCTCGCGCGGAGAGCTCAGCGAGCTGCGAAGGTCCGTCTCGATGGTCTTCCAGCACCACAACCTGTTGAAGTCGAAGACGGTAGCGGAAAACGTCGCCATGCCCCTCGTGTTGGCGGGCGAGAAGAATGCGGCTTCCGGCGAGCGCGTCCGCGAGGTGCTGGAGATGGTTGGCCTCTCCGACCGCGCCACGCACTACCCTTCGGAACTTTCGGGTGGCCAGCGGCAGCGAGCGGGGATCGCCCGAGCGCTGGTCACGAGCCCCAAGGTCGTGCTGTGTGACGAACCCACCAGCGCCCTAGATCCCGTGACGACGGGCCAGATCCTCGATCTGATCTCCCGCATCAACCGGGAGTTGGGCATCACGGTGGTGATAATCACCCACCAAATGCACGTCATCGCCCGCCTGGCGGACCTTGTCAGCGTGCTCGACGCTGGCAAGGTGGTGGAAAGTGGCCCCGTGAGCGAGATCTTCATGCGCCCCCGCACGCCGGAGGCAAGAGAGCTCGTTGGGTCGGCATCGCGCGGCGGAGGGACCGGAAACCCCGAGGATCCCGCTTGCCCACACCAGTTGAGCGTCACCACCATTCGCCCACCCCAGGAGATCATCTCGGAGGTGGCCCGGCTCAGCGGGGAGAACCCGGTTCTGGTGCGGGCGGACTCGCTGCCCCTGCGCAATGCCACATTGCACAACCTGACCCTTGCAACGACCAGCCCGTGCGTCCCCGCGTCGCTTAACGACGCCCGAACGACCGCGGAGGTGTATCACCAGTGAACCTACTCGAGACCAGCGTGACCTTCGGCCAGTACATGCAGGCGGGTGTGGAAACCGCCTACATGGTGCTGATCTCCCTGGCGCTGGGCAGCGTGCTCGGCATCCCCCTGGGCCTGGCGCTCGTGCTTACCCGGCCCGGGGCGCTGCGGGGAAACAGGGCTGTCTACTCGGTCCTTAACACATTCGTCAACATTGTGCGTTCCCTGCCGTTTATCATCCTCATGGTCGCGATCGTGCCGTTGACGAAGCTCATCGTGGGCACATCGATCGGTACCACGGCGGCGCTCGTGCCACTGACGATCTTCGTCGCCCCCTTCATGGCGCGGCTTTTGGAATCCGCCTTTTTGGATGTGGACCCCGGCATCTACGAGGCAGCCGAATCCATGGGAGCCTCCACATGGCAGACCATCCGGCACTTCCTGCTGCCGGAGGCGCGGCCGTCGATCATCCTCGCGCTGACAACGTCGACCGTCGTTTTGATCGGGGCGACCGCGATGGCTGGAACTATCGGCGGCGGAGGCATCGGCGATCTCGCGATCTCCTACGGGTATCAGCAGTTCGACACGGCGGCGATCCTCATCACCGTGATCATTTTGGTTATTGTCGTACAGGGGATCCAGAGTCTCGGTGATCACTTGGCCAAGCGCTCGCGACACTGATGGGGGCGGGTGTTCAAAGACGAGCATGTGGCCCACCGCGCCCCTTTTCCGCCCAATGCTCGCGTTTGAATGTACGCACGCCGCGGCGCGACGGCAGTAGATCATCCAGGTTACGGTGACGATAAGGATAAGGCAGGCAACAAGGGGCAAACCTCCTGACCCTAGCCCATCATCGTCCCGCTCATCCCTACCTGAGAAAGGCATCGAGATTGAATCGCCGTAGCAGTGTTCTCCTGAGCTACCCGCTTGCGGAGCTGTGCGTGGCGCTCCTGTGCGTTGCGGCCGTGTTGATGTTGCCCTGGAGGACAGCTTCGCAGAGAAGTTCAATCGCGCTTTTCGTCGGGTTGTCGGTCGTCGTCGCCCTTGTGTGGCACTTCGCGGTGAGCGCTACGCCCCCTGGGCGAAGGTGGGTGCATGCGGCGCTCGGGGCGAGCATTGTGGCAGTTGGCGTGTGTGTCCACTTCACGGTGCAGACTGCAATTTTGAGCATCCTGAGCATCCCGATTGGGCTGGGCATCGTCATCGCGGCCCTGTGCAGCGCGCTGCGCTGAGCCGGATTTTCCACAAAGCAATCTCCGGCCATTTCAGTAGGCTGGTCTATATGAAGGGGCGGAAAGTGTTGCAGGGGCCGTCGATAGGCTGATCGAGCTCTGCCGCGCCTCCTGCGAGGTGGCGCGGCGCGCGATCGCGGCGGGAGACGTCGCGGCCTATGACGCTAAGATCCGCGTCTGCTACTCGGACACCCGCACCGCGCCTGAGTACACCCGCGGCGTCGAGGAACCCTCCGAGCTGCCGACACGCGCGGGCAACGCCGATCACGGGGAAGCGAGCTCTCTTACTCGGATCCGCGCCGAGCCAGTTGGCCTTCGGTAGTTCTCGGTAACCGGGGAGTGCCGGCGCCGCTACAGAACACTCGAAGTATATTTCCTAGACAAAACAAACAAGGTGCACTACGGTAGTCGTCAGTGTTCTGGCAGGAAAGTGTCATACTAGCTGGAAGGTTCCCCATGCCTCGTACTCTTAACAAGCTGGCGGCTGCCATTGTGATAACTCTGTTGGCCACCTGTACACGTCCTGTTGCATCTGCGCAGTCAGCGTTATCGGCGTGGGCCTCATCGGCAGAGTCTTCGGATGGTGTGGCAGTGCCTGACGTGCAGTCAGAGGCTCGTGGGCCTTTCGCGGTATGGGGTCTTCCTACCCCGCCGGGGGCAGAAGACTATCAGGTCAATCAGGCCTCAGATGAAGAACTCAACCCCCAGGGGCTGGAATCTTGGCATCCTACTCCTTATCCGAACGCCGAGATCACCGAAGGGCGTATGCGTTCCGATCGGGAGAAAGTGCCGGAAGGCTTTTCCAAGGCCGATGCCGATAAAGCGGAGGTTACCGAGGCGCGTTTAAGTCCTAGCGGCGCCTCACGTCTACAGGCACGGCAGGAGTGCGGTGTGTACTGGCCGTCTTGGTTCGAAGTGTGCGGCGCGATCAAATCCAAATACGACAGTATCGGCGGCCCGTCCAGTTTCCTCAACTTACCGAAGTCGAACGAACTTACCAACCCCGACGGGGTAGGTAAACGCTCCGAGTTCCTCAACGGATTCATTTACTGGCATCCTACAACTGGTGCCCATAGTGTCAGCCTCCCAGTTTCTTTGGTGTGGCAGCGGCACGGGTGGGAGCAAGGTTTCCTAGGCTACCCCACTACGAGTGACATGGCGTTGGGTGATCAGTGGTTCAAGCAGGACTTCCAGGGTGGGCACGTCTACACCCATAACGCGCTTCCCGCTTCCCAAGCCAGCATCCAGGGCGCAATCTACGACAAGTGGCAGTCCATGGGAGCGCAAGACAGTTCGCTTGGCTACCCAATCAGCGATGAACTGACCACCCCGACGGCATCGGGAGGTACAACGTGTTCGAAGGCGGAATGATCTACTGGACGCCCACAACTGGATCGCACGAAGTCCTTGACCTTCCTCTAATGATCTGGGCATTGAAGGGGTATGAGAAGTCAAAATGGGGATATCCGACAGGTACTCCTCAATTGGCTAGGGACGCCCCGGTAGTTGTCGAGCAGCAATTCAGCGGCGGGCACATGAACGTTTTCGAGGAATTTGAAACTTCAGGCGAGACAGAAATAGGCAATAAGACCGTGGCGAACCTTGTGATCGACCTGCTAAAACAACATGGCGTGGAAGTCCCAGGTGAAGCTCAATCGGCAGCGTCAAGCAATGACCCCTTGCGCAGGTCTGCAAGTAAATGCCCCATTCCAGATTCAACGCAGCCACAATACGGCACTATCACGATTCCCCCTAGTTATGATTACTGGGCGTGCATTGATGGTTTCAGGGATTGGCCCCACGCCGGATACCATGACTACTGTACGAAATCGCCCGACCAATTCCCAGCACCTGGGAAGAACGCTGAGTTTAGCGGCGCGTGCGCAAGGCACGACCAATGTATGGAAGCATCTGACACCCGAGGGCAAGGGTACGGGGCATGCAATAATCAGCTATTCCGCGAGATGGACACTGTTTGCACGTCAGTCTATCCAAAGTCTGACGCTCGGCGTGGTGGGTGTACCAAGTTCCGCAACACGTATTGGGCTGCAGTGACAGGCCGTCACGTTAGGAACCTTTGAGGTGGCTCAAAATGACGCGGCAAGAGTTTCAGTTCGAAGGCTTCCTGATAGGGACGTCCATCTTCGTTGTCATCCCGACTGTGCTCACGCTTGTCGTGTTCTTTGCCATCGGGCCGAAGTCCTACCGACCCACGTTGTGGAAGATATGTCTTATCGGGGTGCTGACCGGGTTTTTTGCCGCAGCGGCGTGGTTGTCGTGGGATCCGCATAGCCCCATGAGCGAGGTGCTGTACCGTGGGGCGCCCACGCAGTTTTCCCCTTGGCAGATCGTTGGTTGCGGTGCGACACTGATCATCGCTAACGCGCTCACTATATGGTGCTGTGAACGCGCTCCGAGTGGAGTTATGGCACTTCCTATATCCACGACCGCAGGATTTGCGACGGCGTTTTCGTTTGGGGTCTCTTTCGGTGTATCCACGCAGGAAGCAGTGGGAATCTTTCTTTCCTACGCGGGAGTTGGGACGCTGCTGCTTCTCACCAACACGGTGTGGTTCATCGTCCTGACTTCCACCCAGTCTCCCTAGGTGGTTTACAGGGGTCCCCACGCGGTCTTGAGTACGCTGGGCTGCATGGAGAAGGTCGGAAGCGTTGATGAGGGCGTCGATAAGCTGATCGAGCTCTACGAGGCCTCGTGCGAGCTGGCGCGGCGCGCGATCCCGGCTGGTGACGCCGATGCGTACGAGGGCGTGCGCTACCCGAAGATCGCCGTGAAGATCGCCACGTGGGTGCCGGTGGATCGCCGCGAGCCCTTCGGCTACGTCGACGAGGCCGGGACGTATTCGGCCGCCCTGTCGCGCCCTGACCTGATGGCCCCCTACCTGCGCAGCCAGCTCGGCGCGCTGTGCGCGAACTACGATGCCGTCATCGAGGTCGGCTACTCGGAAATTCGCATCCCCCCGGAGTACATCCGCGGCGTTGACGGGCTCGCGGAGGTGCGCGCCAACAACCCCGCCGGGGTGCCGCGGCCCACGCTTGACGACGTCCACGACGGCATCATCGACGGCGAGTGGGAATCCTTCCACGGCGCCGAGAAACCCCTGTTCCACTTCGGCCCGCAGCGCTTCGACATCGCGTGCGCCCGCATCGAGCACTACACCGGCATCGAGGTGGACACCGTGCAGCGCTACATCTTGTTTACCAACTACGCCATGCACACCCGCGAGTTCGTCGCCTTCGGGCTGCGCGCGATGGAAAAACCCGACTCCCGCTACACTCGCCTCGTGCTGCCTTCCGGCGAGGTCGAGCCGGGGGAGGACCCCGACGATATTGACCTCGGCTCGCCGCGCCAGATGCCGCGCTACGACCTCGTTACCGACGACGGCGACGGCATCACCATGATCAACATCGGGGTGGGCCCGTCGAACGCGAAGACGATCACGGATTGCCTGGCGGTGTTGCGCCCGGAGGCGTGGATCATGATCGGCCACTGCGCTGGCTTGGACGCGCGCATGCGCATCGGCGACCTCATCCTGGGCAACGCCTACGAGCGCCACGACAACCTGCTCGATTCCCACATCCGCCGCGATCAGCCGATCCCCGCCGTGCCCGAGATCCAGCGCACGTTGGAGAAAACGGTGGAGAAAATCTACGGGGAGGACCCCTCGCTCATGCGCACCGGCACAGTGCTCTCCACCGGGGACCGCAACTGGGAGTGGAAGACGCCGCAGGAGCTGTGGAACTGGCTGCGCGGCTCCACCGCGACCGCCGTGGACATGGAATCGTGCACCATCGCCGCCAACGGGTACCGCTACCGCGTGCCCTACGGCACCCTACTCGCGGTCTCCGACCTGCCGCTGCACGCCGTGCCCAAGCTGCCGGCTGGTGCGCAGGCGTTCTACTCCAACTCGAAGGAGGCGCACGTGATGTGCGCGGTGAAGGCGATGGAGAAGCTGGCGAAGCACCCCGAGCGGCTGCGCACCCGCAAGCTGCGCCGCACCATCGGCGAGGTCCCCTTCCGCTAATGACGTTTAGCGACCCGGCCATCGAGATGGCCCACCGCAGCGCGATCCGTTCCATCGAGCGCGTCGTCGCCGAGACCGTCGAGCCGGCCGAGCCGGGCGCCGCGCTCGACTACGTCGTCAGCATGCTTGGTGATCCTCAGGTCCTCGTGCTCACCGGGGCCGGGGTGTCTACCGAGTCCGGCATCCCCGACTACCGCTCGGAGAACGGCCGGCTTTCACAAGGCCGGCCGATGACCTACCAGGAGTTCGCCCACGCCCCGGAGGCGGTGCGTCGCTACTGGGCGCGCGCCTTCGTGGGCATTCGCTACCTGCGCACCGCGGCGCCGAACCGCACCCACTTCGCGCTCGTCGAGCTCGAGCGCGCCGGGTTGGTCAGCGCAATCATCACACAAAACGTCGATGGGCTGCACCGCGAGGCCGGCAGCGCCCGCGTCATCGAGCTTCACGGAAACATGGGCAGCGTGTCCTGCCTGGACTGCGGTGTGAATGAGGAGCGCACGCTTTTCGACGCCCGCCTCACCGCCGCCAACCCCCACTACGCCGAGTCGGTCCGCGTGACAGGTTCCATGCTCAACCCCGACGGCGACGTCGAGCTGCGCGACGGCGACGTCGAGCGCTTCCGCATGATCTCCTGCCGCTCCTGCGGCGGGCAGCGCCTCAAGCCGTCCGTGGTCTACTTCGGCGAATCGGTGCCCAGGCGCCGCCGCGACGAGGCCGCGCGGTTGCTCGCGGAATCCACCGGGGTGATCGCGCTGGGCACCTCGTTGGCGGTGATGAGCGGATACAAAATCGTGCTTGATGCCCTCGCCGCACACAAGCCAGTCGCAGTGATCAACGGCGGCCCGGGCCGCGCTGACCCGAAAGTGCCGGTGGTGTGGCGCACGGGCGTCGGCGACGCCCTCGACGCGGTGCTCGACAGCCTCGAGCTGTAAGGGGACGGGAGACGTACTGTGGTGGCTATGGACGCAGTACTATTCGGGCTCTCCGGCGTCATCCTCGCGCCGCGCTCCGAGGCGGGGCGCCGAGCGGTCGAGCGGGCGGCCGGCGCGGGCGATACGGCGCGGTTCTGGCGTGCCTACGCGGAGCTGCGCCCCGACCTCGAGGTCGGGGAAGTCTCGGACGCGCGGTGGTGGCAGCAGGTGGGGCTGCGCGCCGGGCTGGCCGACATCGACGTCTACGAGGCGATCGCCGCGGACGCGGCCTCGCTTGCGTCCGAGCGGCGGGACATGGTGGATCTGCTGCTCGAGCTGGTGGATTCCGGCTACGCCGTGGGGGTGATCGATAACGTCCCGCTGGGTGTCGCCACGCATGTGCGCGAGTGCCACCCGTGGCTTGCCGAGCTCGACGCGGTGACTTTTTCGTGCGACATCGGGGTGGGAAAGCCGGACGCGGCCGCCTACCTCGTCGCGCTCGACGCGATGGGAGCTAAGCCCGGCTCCACGCTCTACGTCGATGCGTGCGATGAGTGGCTCGCCGCGGCGGCGGCCCTCGGAGTGCGCACCGTGCGCTTTACCGAGACGACAGACCTACGAGAGGACCTAACAAAGCCATGATCTACACCTTTGAGGGGCACACCCCACGGATCGATCCGAGCGCCTACATCGCGCCGGAGGCCACCATTATTGGCAACGTCGTCATCGGCGCGGGGGTGAGCGTCTGGCCCGGTGCGGTCATCCGCGGCGACGTCGGCGCCATCCGCATCGGCGCGCGCTCCAACATTCAAGACGGCGCCGTGGTCCACGTGGACACCGGCGGGGAGACGATCCTGGGCGAGGACGTCACCGTCGGGCACCTCGCCATGGTGCACGGCTGCCACGTCGAGCCCGCCTCCCTGATCGGGATGAACTCGACAGTGC
Coding sequences within it:
- a CDS encoding LGFP repeat-containing protein; protein product: MIYWTPTTGSHEVLDLPLMIWALKGYEKSKWGYPTGTPQLARDAPVVVEQQFSGGHMNVFEEFETSGETEIGNKTVANLVIDLLKQHGVEVPGEAQSAASSNDPLRRSASKCPIPDSTQPQYGTITIPPSYDYWACIDGFRDWPHAGYHDYCTKSPDQFPAPGKNAEFSGACARHDQCMEASDTRGQGYGACNNQLFREMDTVCTSVYPKSDARRGGCTKFRNTYWAAVTGRHVRNL
- a CDS encoding gamma carbonic anhydrase family protein, which gives rise to MIYTFEGHTPRIDPSAYIAPEATIIGNVVIGAGVSVWPGAVIRGDVGAIRIGARSNIQDGAVVHVDTGGETILGEDVTVGHLAMVHGCHVEPASLIGMNSTVLSRSRIGECTIVGGGAVVLEGQVVPPFSVAAGVPAKVRKELPGSSRTDRIAHAAHYVELGRRHREGLAQHEV
- a CDS encoding methionine ABC transporter permease produces the protein MQAGVETAYMVLISLALGSVLGIPLGLALVLTRPGALRGNRAVYSVLNTFVNIVRSLPFIILMVAIVPLTKLIVGTSIGTTAALVPLTIFVAPFMARLLESAFLDVDPGIYEAAESMGASTWQTIRHFLLPEARPSIILALTTSTVVLIGATAMAGTIGGGGIGDLAISYGYQQFDTAAILITVIILVIVVQGIQSLGDHLAKRSRH
- a CDS encoding LGFP repeat-containing protein — translated: MPDVQSEARGPFAVWGLPTPPGAEDYQVNQASDEELNPQGLESWHPTPYPNAEITEGRMRSDREKVPEGFSKADADKAEVTEARLSPSGASRLQARQECGVYWPSWFEVCGAIKSKYDSIGGPSSFLNLPKSNELTNPDGVGKRSEFLNGFIYWHPTTGAHSVSLPVSLVWQRHGWEQGFLGYPTTSDMALGDQWFKQDFQGGHVYTHNALPASQASIQGAIYDKWQSMGAQDSSLGYPISDELTTPTASGGTTCSKAE
- a CDS encoding MetQ/NlpA family ABC transporter substrate-binding protein; this encodes MSKKILAGAIASALLLTGCSASGDPDQDKTIKVATSPGPYSELFKEGIDPILSEQGYTLEYSNFSDLQQADTSVAEGANDLIVDQHSAYMKVFNDNTGSDLAAITEIPTVPSALFSKQHASRDEVAEGQTVGVPQDASNKSRAINILVDAGWVTIKPEADRALLSETDIQDNKYNLEIRPMDSAQLPRTLDDLDWAVIPGSMSYASKVNQEWSHFQENLRPELILVAVTRQDEVDSEWAQAVADAYRSPEFREFMEAENTNNYWFVPEYS
- the amn gene encoding AMP nucleosidase, whose translation is MEKVGSVDEGVDKLIELYEASCELARRAIPAGDADAYEGVRYPKIAVKIATWVPVDRREPFGYVDEAGTYSAALSRPDLMAPYLRSQLGALCANYDAVIEVGYSEIRIPPEYIRGVDGLAEVRANNPAGVPRPTLDDVHDGIIDGEWESFHGAEKPLFHFGPQRFDIACARIEHYTGIEVDTVQRYILFTNYAMHTREFVAFGLRAMEKPDSRYTRLVLPSGEVEPGEDPDDIDLGSPRQMPRYDLVTDDGDGITMINIGVGPSNAKTITDCLAVLRPEAWIMIGHCAGLDARMRIGDLILGNAYERHDNLLDSHIRRDQPIPAVPEIQRTLEKTVEKIYGEDPSLMRTGTVLSTGDRNWEWKTPQELWNWLRGSTATAVDMESCTIAANGYRYRVPYGTLLAVSDLPLHAVPKLPAGAQAFYSNSKEAHVMCAVKAMEKLAKHPERLRTRKLRRTIGEVPFR
- a CDS encoding methionine ABC transporter ATP-binding protein; amino-acid sequence: MERSPIIRFERLSKVFDGFTALDSIDFDIPQGSIYGIIGASGAGKSTLLRTINGLERPTEGRVEVLGKEPAKLSRGELSELRRSVSMVFQHHNLLKSKTVAENVAMPLVLAGEKNAASGERVREVLEMVGLSDRATHYPSELSGGQRQRAGIARALVTSPKVVLCDEPTSALDPVTTGQILDLISRINRELGITVVIITHQMHVIARLADLVSVLDAGKVVESGPVSEIFMRPRTPEARELVGSASRGGGTGNPEDPACPHQLSVTTIRPPQEIISEVARLSGENPVLVRADSLPLRNATLHNLTLATTSPCVPASLNDARTTAEVYHQ
- a CDS encoding HAD family hydrolase, yielding MDAVLFGLSGVILAPRSEAGRRAVERAAGAGDTARFWRAYAELRPDLEVGEVSDARWWQQVGLRAGLADIDVYEAIAADAASLASERRDMVDLLLELVDSGYAVGVIDNVPLGVATHVRECHPWLAELDAVTFSCDIGVGKPDAAAYLVALDAMGAKPGSTLYVDACDEWLAAAAALGVRTVRFTETTDLREDLTKP
- a CDS encoding App1 family protein, with product MGVADIARSAEHRLARSQVRRKARAGWEPRATGFTGYGSPERARVMGRVLMKDPASAETGNERGWRQFITAQVAHTPVTVELGSQRIGTRTNDEGYFEVIITGHGLEPGWHTARITLAIGGHQELAPVVIIPDTVTRGIVSDVDDTIMVTMLPRAALAAWNSWVKKTNTRKPVAGMAGFLRSLRGPEDPVFYLSTGAWNTYDTLTAFIRDHGYPRGPLLLTDWGPTPTGLFRSGPEHKRVRLRNLLIDFPHITWTLVGDDGQHDPMIYSDLVAEHPDRIELVAIRELSSREHVLAHGSTTAIEQPGNYHGVPALFGADGDDLARYWDELNRGA
- a CDS encoding Sir2 family NAD-dependent protein deacetylase yields the protein MTFSDPAIEMAHRSAIRSIERVVAETVEPAEPGAALDYVVSMLGDPQVLVLTGAGVSTESGIPDYRSENGRLSQGRPMTYQEFAHAPEAVRRYWARAFVGIRYLRTAAPNRTHFALVELERAGLVSAIITQNVDGLHREAGSARVIELHGNMGSVSCLDCGVNEERTLFDARLTAANPHYAESVRVTGSMLNPDGDVELRDGDVERFRMISCRSCGGQRLKPSVVYFGESVPRRRRDEAARLLAESTGVIALGTSLAVMSGYKIVLDALAAHKPVAVINGGPGRADPKVPVVWRTGVGDALDAVLDSLEL
- a CDS encoding cold-shock protein codes for the protein MTQGTVKWFNGDKGFGFIAPNDGSADVFVHFSEIQGSGYRNLEENQQVEFEIGQGAKGLQAQQVVAL